One region of Tachysurus fulvidraco isolate hzauxx_2018 chromosome 9, HZAU_PFXX_2.0, whole genome shotgun sequence genomic DNA includes:
- the LOC113647473 gene encoding BOLA class I histocompatibility antigen, alpha chain BL3-7-like isoform X2 codes for MKTLIFFTFSLHLSSAVTHSLQYFITAFTPGTNFPEFTDVGLLDGHQFGYYDSERREVKKMEWIHSDDPDHWNRITQIAKEHQDLYKALVITQMQHFNQTTGVHTVQLMFGCELQDDGTVRGYNQFGYDGEDFISYDLTTLTWTAAKPQAVMTKNKRDNNPGNNKVWKNFLEFECIDWLKQYMSHGKETLERKDPPTVSVFQKHSPSPEVVCHATGFFPKAVMISWRKDGEDVHEDVDLRETLPNQDGSFQKRSILKVPAEELQKHTYTCVIQHSSLEKELVLEVPKGGGSMAIIIGVVVALIVLVVLSAIVAGIMVWKKKNSGFKRAPASEESSSTNS; via the exons ATGAAGACTCTGATCTTCttcacattttctcttcatctttcaTCAGCAG TCACACACTCGCTGCAGTATTTCATCACTGCATTTACACCTGGAACAAATTTCCCAGAATTCACTGATGTTGGTCTGCTGGATGGACATCAGTTTGGCTACTATGACAGTGAGAGGAGAGAAGTCAAAAAGATGGAGTGGATACATTCTGATGATCCAGATCACTGGAACAGGATCACGCAGATTGCGAAGGAACATCAGGATCTCTACAAAGCCCTTGTGATTACGCAAATGCAGCACTTTAATCAGactacag gaGTACACACAGTGCAGCTGATGTTTGGCTGTGAACTCCAGGATGATGGGACTGTTAGAGGATACAATCAGTTTGGTTATGATGGAGAAGATTTCATCAGTTATGATCTGACAACTCTCACATGGACTGCAGCTAAACCACAAGCTGTGATGACCAAGAACAAGAGGGATAATAATCCTGGTAATAATAAAGTGTGGAAGAACTTCCTGGAATTTGAGTGTATTGATTGGTTAAAGCAGTACATGTCTCATGGCAAAGAGACTCTGGAGAGGAAAG aTCCTCCTACAGTGTCAGTATTCCAGAAACACTCGCCTTCTCCAGAGGTGGTGTGTCACGCTACAGGTTTCTTCCCTAAAGCAGTGATGATCTCCTGGAGGAAGGACGGAGAGGACGTGCATGAAGACGTGGATCTCAGAGAGACGTTACCCAACCAGGATggaagcttccagaagagaagcATTCTGAAAGTCCCAGCTGAGGAGCTGCAGAAACACACCTACACCTGTGTGATTCAGCACAGCAGCTTGGAGAAGGAGTTAGTGCTAGAAGTACCAAAAG gtggaggatCGATGGCTATCATCATTGGTGTAGTCGTGGCTCTCATTGTTCTCGTTGTTCTCAGTGCCATTGTTGCTGGAATTATggtctggaagaagaagaactctg